From Planctomycetota bacterium:
GTCGTCGGCGAAGCTCCTGTCGAGCGGCGAGGCGCGCGGAAGGAGCCGCTCCTTGGCGGCGACGAATTCCTCGGTCGTGATCGCCCCCGAGCGGTGGAGGGCGGTGAGCCGTTCGAGTTCGGCGAACATGTCCATCGCTTCGTCCCTCCTGCCGCCCCGGTCACGGTCCCGGCAGCGGCCCCTTCGTCGCCAACCGGACGCGGCAGAGGTGCGAATCGGCGGTGACATACAGCGTCGAGCCGTCGTCGCCGAACGCGCAGTTGGCCGTCGCCTGCCCCGTGAGGATCGTGCCGAGGTGGGTCCCGTCCGGGGCGATCACGAGCACGCCGCCGGGCCCGGTGGCAAACAGGTTGCCGGCGGTGTCGACCTTGAGGCCGTCGGGGAGCCCCTTCTTCCGCTTCTGGAACAGCGCCGTGCCGTCGAAGAACGTCTTGCCCGCGTCGAGCGTGCCGTCGGCCTGGACGGCGAACACCTTCCAGATCGGCGCCGCCGGGTCGGACTGGGCGACGTACAGCTTCTTCTCGTCGGGGGAGAAGGCGATCCCGTTGGGGCGCGTCATCGTGTCGCACAACAGCGTCACGGCGCCGTCGGGTGTGACGCGGTAGACCCCGCAGAAGTCGAGCTCACGGCGCGGGTCGTCGTAGCCGCCGGGGAGGCCGTAGGGGGGATCGGTGAAGTAGATCGCCCCCGACGAGTGGACGGCGCAGTCGTTGGGGCTGTTGAAGCGCTTGCCGCCATGGTTGTCGGCCACGGTGCGCTTGCCGCCACCGGGTGTCAGCCGGCTGACGCGCCGGTCGCCGTGCTCACACGAGATCAGCAACCCCTGGCGGTCGAGCGTGAGGCCGTTGCTGCCACGCTCGCTGCCGTAGGCGCCCGGCCCGGTGAACCCGGCCGGCTCGAGGAACACGCTCAGTCCCTGCCCCGGCTTCCACTTGTGGACGCGGTTGTTGGGGATGTCGGAAAACAGCAGGTGCCCCTCCGCCTTGACCCACACCGGTCCCTCGGCCCAGACGAAGCCGCTGGCGAGGACCTCGATCTTCGCGTCCTTGGGCACCAGCGCGTCGAAGCGCGGGTCGAGGCGCTCGATCGAGCCGAGCGTGGGCAGCAGGTCGGGGCCCCCCTCCTGGGCCGACGACGACGCGGTCGCCAGCGCCGTCACCACCAGACCGACCAACAGCAGGATCGAAGGCAGTCTCGGGTGCGCGGCGCGGGGCATGGCGGATCTCCGGCGGGAAAAGGGCGTTCACTTCATCGTAGCGACCGGTCGGCCGCGCTTCATCACTCGAGCGTGGGCGCGAATCTCGCGGAGGCCGGGGTGCGGTCGGAGCGGTGGCGCCGGTCATGCTGCGGCACGCACCGCGCCCGGTGCCGGTGGCGGCTCCGGCGGCGGGTGGCGCTGCCGGTCGCGGGCTATATTCGACCAGCGGGGATCGTGCGGGGATCGCGTGGGGCGGAAGGGCCGTGAGCCGATGAGCGTTGACGCCGAACTGCTCAAGGAGTTCCTCATCGAGTCGACGGAGAGCCTCGACCAGCTCGACCGCGACCTCGTCGCCCTCGAAGACAACCCGCGCGACGCCCAGCGGCTGTCGAGCATCTTCCGC
This genomic window contains:
- a CDS encoding SMP-30/gluconolactonase/LRE family protein, producing the protein MPRAAHPRLPSILLLVGLVVTALATASSSAQEGGPDLLPTLGSIERLDPRFDALVPKDAKIEVLASGFVWAEGPVWVKAEGHLLFSDIPNNRVHKWKPGQGLSVFLEPAGFTGPGAYGSERGSNGLTLDRQGLLISCEHGDRRVSRLTPGGGKRTVADNHGGKRFNSPNDCAVHSSGAIYFTDPPYGLPGGYDDPRRELDFCGVYRVTPDGAVTLLCDTMTRPNGIAFSPDEKKLYVAQSDPAAPIWKVFAVQADGTLDAGKTFFDGTALFQKRKKGLPDGLKVDTAGNLFATGPGGVLVIAPDGTHLGTILTGQATANCAFGDDGSTLYVTADSHLCRVRLATKGPLPGP